From a region of the Kwoniella mangroviensis CBS 8507 chromosome 1 map unlocalized Ctg01, whole genome shotgun sequence genome:
- a CDS encoding calcium-binding protein NCS-1, with product MGKSQSKLSADDLADLQKNTYFDKKELQQWYKGFLKDCPSGQLNKEEFKKIYKQFFPFGDPSQFADYVFNVFDEDKSGTIEFKEFICALSVTSRGRLDEKLKWAFQLYDINQDGFITYDEMLQIVRSIYKMTGQMVQLPEDEDTPEKRVDKIFRNMDLNKDAKLTYEEFKEGSKQDPTIVQALSLYDGLV from the exons ATGGGTAAATCACAATCTAAATTATCGGCTGATGATCTCGCCGACTTGCAGAAAAACACttatt TCGATAAGAAG GAACTTCAACAATGG TACAAAGGTTTCTTGAAGGATTGTCCAAGTGGTCAACTGaacaaagaag AATTCAAGAAAATCTATAAGCAATTCTTCCCATTTGGTGACCCATCGCAATTCGCAGATTATGTGTTCAAC GTTTTTGACGAAGATAAGTCCGGCACAATCGAATTCAAA GAGTTCATCTGTGCTCTATCGGTCACATCCAGAGGAAGACTCGATGAAAAGCTCAAAT GGGCTTTCCAACTGTACGATATCAACCAAGATGGGTTCATCACCTATGACGAGATGTTACAAATCGTTAGATCAATCTATAAAATGACTGGTCAGATGGTACAGCTTCCAGAGGACGAGGATACACCCGAGAAG CGTGTCGATAAGATTTTCAGAAATATGGATTTGAACAAGGATGCTAAGCTTACTTATGAAGAGTTCAAGGAGGGGTCGAAACAAGATCCAACCATtgtgcag GCACTATCACTCTACGATGGTCTGGTATAG